One genomic window of Leptotrichia shahii includes the following:
- the rpsP gene encoding 30S ribosomal protein S16 — MLKLRLTRLGRKKVPFYRIVAMEALSRRDGKAVAYLGTFNPLVEDDKQVVLKEEEILKYLSNGAQPTETVKSILTKAGVWAKFQETKKK; from the coding sequence ATGTTAAAATTAAGATTGACTAGATTGGGAAGAAAGAAAGTTCCTTTTTATAGAATAGTAGCTATGGAGGCTTTATCTAGAAGAGATGGAAAAGCTGTTGCTTATCTTGGAACTTTTAATCCGCTTGTTGAAGATGACAAGCAAGTAGTATTGAAAGAGGAAGAAATCTTGAAATACTTGTCAAATGGTGCTCAGCCAACTGAAACTGTTAAAAGTATTTTAACAAAAGCAGGAGTATGGGCAAAATTCCAAGAAACTAAGAAAAAATAG
- a CDS encoding DUF6290 family protein: MTKKIKNVTLKIEKENLEFFKKYSKENKIEMSSFVRNLILDKIDDEITEKDEKQILKRLEKTISVEDVFKRLEL; the protein is encoded by the coding sequence ATGACAAAAAAAATAAAAAATGTTACTCTTAAAATAGAAAAAGAAAATCTAGAATTTTTTAAAAAATATTCAAAAGAGAATAAAATTGAGATGTCATCTTTTGTTCGTAACTTAATTTTAGATAAAATAGATGACGAAATAACTGAAAAAGATGAAAAACAAATATTGAAAAGACTGGAAAAAACAATTTCTGTTGAAGATGTTTTTAAAAGATTAGAATTATAG
- a CDS encoding lipoate--protein ligase — MIYYISKTHDTAFNIALEEYCFKKLKDEDEIFLLWINEPSIIVGKYQNTIEEINTEYTREKGIHVIRRISGGGAVYHDLNNLNYTIISNRDKGQEGFNFKEFSKPIIETLAELGVKAEFTGRNDLEIDGQKFCGNAQAYIKDRVMHHGCLLFNVDFSALGDALKVSKDKIESKGVKSVRSRVTNILPHLKTPITVEEFGDKIMEYMKKQYPDMKEYVFSKEELDYIAKRAEVKRSWEWNYGESPEFNITRGKRFKNGKIQIFATVENSRIKNIKFYGDFFGKNEDLNEIENLLKNVKYTAEDVKEKLESIDIGEYFSKFTVDEIVEVIVE; from the coding sequence ATGATTTATTATATTAGTAAAACTCATGATACTGCGTTTAATATTGCTTTGGAAGAATATTGCTTTAAAAAATTAAAGGATGAAGATGAAATATTTCTGTTGTGGATAAATGAACCTTCAATAATTGTTGGAAAATATCAGAATACAATTGAAGAGATTAATACAGAATATACTAGAGAAAAAGGGATTCATGTGATTCGTAGAATTTCTGGTGGAGGAGCAGTTTATCACGATTTAAATAATTTGAACTATACAATTATTTCTAATAGAGATAAAGGACAGGAAGGTTTCAATTTTAAAGAGTTTTCAAAGCCTATAATTGAAACATTGGCAGAATTAGGAGTGAAAGCCGAATTTACAGGAAGAAATGACCTGGAAATAGATGGTCAAAAATTTTGCGGAAATGCACAGGCTTACATAAAAGACAGAGTAATGCATCATGGCTGCCTTTTATTCAATGTTGATTTTAGTGCTTTGGGAGATGCTCTGAAAGTTTCTAAAGATAAAATAGAATCAAAAGGTGTAAAATCTGTTAGAAGCAGAGTTACGAATATATTGCCTCATTTGAAAACTCCGATTACAGTTGAAGAATTTGGCGATAAAATTATGGAATATATGAAAAAGCAGTATCCAGATATGAAGGAATATGTTTTTAGCAAGGAAGAGCTCGACTATATTGCTAAAAGGGCTGAAGTCAAGAGAAGCTGGGAATGGAACTACGGAGAGTCGCCAGAATTTAATATAACTAGAGGGAAAAGATTTAAAAATGGAAAAATTCAGATCTTTGCCACAGTTGAAAATTCTAGAATTAAAAATATTAAATTTTATGGGGATTTCTTTGGGAAAAATGAGGATTTGAATGAAATTGAAAATCTTTTGAAAAATGTGAAATATACGGCAGAAGATGTTAAGGAAAAATTGGAATCAATTGACATTGGAGAATATTTTTCTAAATTTACTGTGGATGAGATTGTGGAAGTTATTGTGGAATAG
- the lpdA gene encoding dihydrolipoyl dehydrogenase: protein MAVEVIMPKAGIDMTEGQIVKWNKKEGEKVEEGEILLEIMTDKTSMELEAEASGYLIKVLKQDGETVPVTEVIGYIGAEGEEAPTGAASQATSEPKAAEPVAAAQSAASASNEPKAPKGDDEFDVVVIGGGPAGYVAAIKAAQLGGKVAIVEKVHFGGTCLNKGCIPTKTFLKNAEIIEGIEMAGRRGIILENDKFTIDMPKVVKLKNDIVKTLTNGVQGLLKSNDVKIYNGIGKINVDKDVVVTNDKGETVLRTDKIILAGGSKVGRINISGIDSPKVLTSDDILDIQQIPKSLAVIGGGVVGIELGQVFNSFGSEVTVVEMMDRIIPGVDRESSETLRKELEKKGMKIFTSTAIKEIVDNGDTLTIKVDGKDDIVAEKALLSIGRVPDLEGIGEIDLELENGKVKVDKYMETSVKGIYAPGDINGTRMLAHAAFRMGEIAAENAIQGNHRATRLETNSSASIYTIPSAIYTVPEVAMVGLTEEQAKEKYDVSVGKFAFSGNGRALASGESAGFVKVIADKKYGEILGVHIVGPSAAEIINEASTLMKMEITVDEVIKTIHGHPTYSEALFEACADVLGEAVHLPKKRK, encoded by the coding sequence ATGGCAGTAGAAGTAATTATGCCTAAAGCTGGAATAGATATGACAGAAGGGCAAATCGTGAAATGGAACAAAAAAGAAGGGGAAAAAGTAGAAGAGGGAGAAATTTTACTTGAAATAATGACAGATAAAACAAGTATGGAATTAGAGGCAGAGGCTTCAGGATACTTGATTAAAGTGTTGAAACAAGATGGAGAAACTGTGCCAGTTACAGAAGTTATTGGGTACATTGGAGCTGAAGGAGAAGAAGCACCAACAGGAGCGGCATCTCAAGCAACATCAGAACCAAAAGCAGCAGAACCAGTGGCAGCAGCTCAATCAGCAGCTTCAGCTTCAAATGAACCAAAAGCACCAAAAGGTGACGATGAATTTGATGTAGTTGTAATCGGTGGAGGACCTGCAGGATATGTAGCAGCAATTAAGGCGGCACAATTAGGTGGAAAAGTAGCGATTGTGGAAAAAGTTCATTTTGGAGGAACTTGCTTGAATAAAGGATGTATCCCTACGAAAACATTCTTGAAAAATGCTGAAATTATCGAAGGAATTGAAATGGCAGGAAGAAGAGGAATTATCTTGGAAAATGATAAATTCACAATTGATATGCCAAAAGTTGTTAAATTGAAAAATGATATCGTAAAAACATTGACAAATGGAGTTCAAGGATTATTGAAGAGTAATGATGTTAAGATTTATAACGGTATTGGGAAAATAAATGTCGATAAAGATGTTGTTGTTACAAATGATAAAGGTGAAACTGTGTTGAGAACTGATAAAATCATTTTAGCAGGTGGTTCAAAAGTAGGAAGAATCAATATTTCAGGAATTGACAGTCCAAAAGTATTGACAAGTGATGATATTTTAGATATTCAGCAAATTCCTAAATCATTAGCTGTAATTGGTGGAGGAGTAGTTGGAATTGAGTTGGGACAAGTATTTAATTCATTTGGTTCGGAAGTAACTGTTGTGGAAATGATGGATAGAATTATTCCTGGTGTGGATAGAGAATCTTCTGAAACATTGAGAAAAGAATTAGAGAAAAAAGGAATGAAAATCTTTACTTCGACTGCAATTAAAGAGATCGTTGATAATGGAGATACATTGACAATTAAAGTTGATGGTAAAGATGATATTGTGGCTGAAAAAGCGTTATTGTCAATTGGAAGAGTGCCTGATTTAGAAGGAATTGGGGAAATTGACTTGGAATTGGAAAATGGCAAAGTTAAAGTAGATAAATATATGGAAACTAGCGTGAAAGGCATTTATGCACCTGGAGATATTAATGGAACTAGAATGCTGGCACATGCAGCGTTCAGAATGGGAGAAATTGCGGCAGAGAATGCAATTCAAGGAAACCACAGGGCAACAAGACTGGAAACAAATTCTTCAGCTTCAATTTATACTATACCATCAGCAATTTATACTGTACCAGAAGTAGCAATGGTTGGATTGACAGAAGAACAAGCTAAAGAAAAATATGATGTAAGTGTAGGTAAATTTGCATTTTCAGGAAATGGAAGAGCATTGGCATCAGGAGAATCAGCTGGATTTGTAAAAGTTATTGCAGATAAAAAATATGGAGAAATTTTAGGAGTTCATATCGTAGGGCCTTCAGCTGCTGAAATCATTAACGAAGCTTCAACATTAATGAAAATGGAAATTACAGTTGATGAAGTAATCAAAACGATACACGGACACCCTACTTATTCAGAAGCATTGTTTGAAGCATGTGCAGATGTTTTAGGGGAAGCTGTTCATTTACCTAAAAAAAGAAAATAG
- a CDS encoding dihydrolipoamide acetyltransferase, with product MENSKLRATPAARDLAKMMGIDLLNVRGSGAKGRIHKEDVEEFNFEKKVRITPLANKIAQEYNIDLSTVEGSGHNGKIMKEDILNIIAKPKETEELARHEKAILAEKEQVEEADIEVIPMSPMRKVIAKRMSDSYFTAPTFTLNYEVDMTELILLRKKVMDTIMENTGKKITVTDLISFAVVKTLMKHKYVNSELSADGTQITLHNYVNLSIAVGMDDGLLVPVIKGADKMSLSELVVASKDIIKKALAMKLSPSEQSGSTFTISNLGMFGTQSFNPIINQPNSAILGVAATVEKPVVVDGEIVIRPIMTMCLTIDHRVVDGLAGAKFMQDLKKLLENPLAMLI from the coding sequence ATGGAAAATAGCAAATTGAGAGCTACGCCTGCTGCGAGAGATTTAGCTAAAATGATGGGAATAGATTTGTTAAATGTCAGAGGCAGTGGGGCTAAAGGCAGAATTCATAAAGAAGATGTGGAAGAATTTAATTTTGAGAAAAAAGTGAGAATTACTCCGCTGGCTAATAAAATAGCACAAGAATACAATATTGATTTGAGTACAGTAGAAGGTAGTGGGCATAATGGAAAGATAATGAAAGAAGATATTTTGAATATCATTGCTAAACCGAAAGAAACTGAAGAATTGGCAAGACATGAAAAAGCGATATTGGCTGAAAAAGAACAAGTGGAAGAAGCTGATATTGAAGTTATTCCAATGTCGCCAATGAGAAAAGTAATAGCTAAAAGAATGTCAGACAGTTACTTTACAGCACCTACGTTTACGTTAAACTATGAAGTTGATATGACAGAATTGATTTTATTGAGAAAAAAAGTTATGGATACAATTATGGAAAATACAGGTAAAAAGATAACTGTAACAGATTTAATTTCATTTGCTGTAGTTAAAACACTGATGAAACATAAATACGTGAACTCAGAGTTGTCTGCAGATGGAACACAAATTACATTGCATAATTATGTAAATTTATCAATTGCTGTTGGAATGGATGACGGACTTTTAGTACCAGTAATTAAAGGTGCGGATAAAATGTCATTAAGCGAATTGGTAGTTGCGTCTAAAGATATTATTAAAAAGGCATTAGCGATGAAATTGAGTCCTTCTGAACAAAGTGGAAGTACGTTTACAATTAGTAATTTGGGAATGTTTGGGACACAAAGCTTCAATCCGATTATAAATCAGCCTAATTCAGCGATTTTAGGAGTTGCTGCGACAGTTGAGAAACCAGTAGTTGTAGATGGAGAGATTGTAATTAGACCAATAATGACAATGTGTTTAACAATTGACCATAGAGTTGTGGATGGGCTTGCTGGAGCTAAATTTATGCAAGATTTGAAAAAATTATTGGAAAATCCATTGGCAATGTTAATTTAG
- a CDS encoding alpha-ketoacid dehydrogenase subunit beta, producing the protein METKLMSVKEAIITAMSEEMRRDENVFLMGEDVGIFGGDFGTSVGMLEEFGEERIKDTPISESAISGTAIGAAMTGLRPIVDVTFMDFIVYMMDNIVNQAAKTRYMFGGKGQVPVTFRCAAGSGVGSAAQHSQSLEAWFTHIPGVKVIAPGTPADVKGLLKSAIRDNNPVIFLEYKAQYNMKGEVPTDPEFIIPLGKGEIKKEGKDITIVTYGRMLERVMKAAEIVEKEGISIEVVDPRTLIPLDKEIILDSVKKTGRVILVNDAHKTSGFIGEISAIISESDAFDYLDHPIVRLAGEDVPIPYNHTLETAMIPSVEKIVEAIRKVKNKQ; encoded by the coding sequence ATGGAAACAAAGTTGATGTCTGTAAAAGAGGCAATTATTACGGCGATGTCAGAGGAAATGAGAAGAGATGAAAATGTATTTTTAATGGGAGAAGATGTTGGAATTTTTGGTGGAGATTTTGGAACATCTGTTGGAATGTTGGAGGAATTTGGGGAAGAACGAATAAAAGATACTCCAATTTCAGAATCTGCAATTTCTGGAACTGCGATTGGAGCTGCAATGACTGGACTTCGTCCGATAGTTGATGTCACATTTATGGATTTTATTGTTTATATGATGGATAATATTGTGAATCAAGCAGCAAAGACAAGATATATGTTTGGAGGTAAAGGTCAAGTACCTGTAACTTTTAGATGTGCGGCGGGTTCTGGAGTGGGATCGGCAGCACAGCATTCACAGTCACTTGAAGCATGGTTTACTCATATTCCAGGAGTAAAAGTTATTGCACCAGGAACACCTGCAGATGTAAAAGGGCTTTTAAAATCGGCAATTCGTGATAATAATCCAGTAATTTTTCTTGAATATAAGGCACAATATAATATGAAGGGGGAAGTTCCAACAGATCCTGAATTTATTATTCCTCTAGGAAAGGGAGAAATAAAAAAAGAAGGGAAAGATATTACGATTGTAACTTATGGAAGAATGCTGGAACGAGTGATGAAGGCGGCAGAAATTGTGGAAAAAGAAGGGATTAGTATAGAAGTTGTAGATCCTAGAACATTGATACCGTTGGATAAGGAGATAATTTTAGATTCTGTCAAGAAGACAGGGAGAGTTATTTTGGTGAATGATGCTCACAAAACAAGTGGATTTATTGGAGAAATTTCGGCGATTATTTCAGAAAGTGATGCATTTGATTATTTGGATCATCCAATTGTGAGATTGGCTGGGGAAGATGTTCCTATACCATATAATCATACTTTAGAAACAGCAATGATTCCGAGTGTGGAAAAAATTGTTGAGGCAATAAGAAAAGTAAAAAATAAACAATAG
- a CDS encoding thiamine pyrophosphate-dependent dehydrogenase E1 component subunit alpha, with the protein MGLSKGKLLNIYERMLNIRDFDLKVNQLVKRGMVPGMTHLSVGEEAANVGAIEALNADDLITSNHRGHGQVIAKGIDLNGMMAEIMGKATGTCKGKGGSMHIANLESGNLGANGIVGGGHGMAVGAAYSQKVKKTGKIVVCFFGDGATNEGSFHEAMNLASIWKVPVIFYSINNGYGISTSIKKVTNVEHLYQRAAAYGMPGYFIEDGNDVLSVYETFEKAVEYVREGNGPVFVESVTYRWFGHSSSDPGKYRTKEEVDGWKLKDPNVKLRNYLLENNIATEEELTELEQKSKKQIEDAVEFAKNSPEPTLESAFEDVFAD; encoded by the coding sequence ATGGGATTATCAAAGGGAAAATTGTTAAATATTTATGAGCGAATGCTAAATATTAGAGATTTTGATTTGAAAGTGAATCAGCTTGTAAAAAGAGGAATGGTGCCTGGAATGACACATTTGTCAGTGGGAGAAGAAGCTGCGAATGTTGGGGCAATTGAGGCTTTAAATGCTGATGATCTGATTACGTCTAATCATAGAGGACATGGACAAGTTATTGCGAAAGGGATTGACTTGAATGGAATGATGGCTGAAATTATGGGAAAAGCTACTGGAACTTGTAAGGGAAAAGGTGGTTCAATGCATATTGCAAATCTGGAAAGTGGAAATTTGGGAGCTAACGGAATTGTAGGAGGTGGACACGGAATGGCAGTTGGTGCGGCTTATAGCCAAAAAGTGAAAAAAACTGGAAAAATTGTAGTTTGCTTTTTTGGAGATGGGGCTACAAATGAAGGGAGTTTTCATGAGGCTATGAACTTGGCTTCGATTTGGAAAGTGCCTGTAATTTTTTATTCGATTAATAATGGTTATGGAATTAGCACTTCAATTAAAAAGGTTACGAATGTAGAACATCTTTATCAAAGGGCTGCTGCTTATGGAATGCCGGGATATTTTATTGAAGATGGAAATGATGTACTTTCAGTTTATGAAACTTTTGAAAAGGCTGTGGAATATGTAAGGGAAGGAAACGGACCCGTTTTTGTCGAAAGCGTAACTTACAGATGGTTTGGGCATTCTAGTTCTGATCCAGGTAAATACAGAACAAAAGAGGAAGTTGACGGATGGAAGCTGAAAGATCCTAATGTAAAATTGAGAAATTATTTACTTGAAAACAATATTGCGACAGAGGAAGAATTGACAGAACTTGAGCAAAAATCGAAAAAACAAATTGAAGATGCAGTGGAATTTGCCAAAAATAGTCCAGAACCTACGCTAGAGTCTGCATTTGAAGATGTATTTGCAGATTAA
- the asnA gene encoding aspartate--ammonia ligase — MSKTIIPKNYDPKYGIMETEIAIKATKDCFEKELAKALDLTRISAPMFVRRAAGINDNLNGIERPVAFEMKEMPDVTLEIVHSLAKWKRIALKQYGVENGKGIYTDMNAIRRDEDLDNTHSIYVDQWDWEKVISKKDRNVDFLKATVKKIYQAFLNTEKELTEKFEKFEKFLPKEVTFITSQELENLYPDSTPTEREDKFAKEHKAIFIMQIGKVLNSGKRHDGRAPDYDDWELNGDLIMWNPVLDRSLELSSMGIRVDKVALERQLKELNLEERKNLDFHKMLLNDELPLTIGGGIGQSRICMFLLQKAHIGEVQASVWTPEIVKICKENGINLLWY; from the coding sequence ATGTCAAAAACTATAATTCCAAAAAATTATGATCCAAAATATGGAATCATGGAAACAGAAATTGCTATAAAAGCAACAAAAGATTGCTTTGAAAAAGAACTTGCAAAAGCATTGGATTTAACGAGAATTTCAGCACCGATGTTTGTTAGAAGGGCTGCTGGGATAAATGATAATTTAAATGGTATTGAACGACCTGTGGCTTTTGAAATGAAAGAAATGCCAGATGTGACATTGGAAATTGTACATTCACTTGCAAAATGGAAAAGAATCGCATTAAAGCAGTATGGTGTTGAAAATGGAAAAGGCATTTATACGGATATGAATGCCATCAGAAGAGATGAAGATTTGGATAATACACATTCAATTTATGTTGACCAATGGGATTGGGAAAAAGTTATTTCAAAAAAAGACAGAAATGTTGACTTTTTAAAAGCAACTGTTAAAAAAATATATCAAGCCTTTTTAAATACAGAAAAAGAATTGACTGAAAAATTTGAAAAATTTGAAAAATTCTTGCCAAAAGAAGTTACTTTTATTACTTCACAAGAACTAGAAAATTTATATCCTGATTCAACTCCAACCGAAAGAGAGGATAAATTTGCAAAAGAACATAAAGCAATCTTCATTATGCAAATTGGAAAAGTGTTAAATTCTGGAAAAAGACACGATGGACGTGCTCCAGATTATGATGACTGGGAATTAAATGGAGATCTAATTATGTGGAATCCAGTTTTAGACAGATCATTAGAACTATCTTCAATGGGAATCCGTGTTGACAAAGTCGCATTAGAACGTCAATTAAAAGAATTAAACCTAGAAGAAAGAAAAAATCTTGATTTCCATAAAATGCTTCTAAACGATGAATTACCATTGACAATTGGTGGAGGAATCGGACAATCGAGAATCTGTATGTTTCTATTACAAAAGGCTCATATTGGAGAAGTTCAAGCTTCGGTATGGACACCTGAAATTGTAAAAATATGTAAGGAAAACGGGATTAATCTTTTATGGTATTAA
- a CDS encoding lysozyme inhibitor LprI family protein yields MDRMSSVPENNMITAGEVFEAWDKELNKIYKLIMFELPESQKIKLRNEERAWLKRKDKEMDKAAEEMAMGRDENGELVGCGTGCGHASRAMNIEMTKERTIRMYDKLHAN; encoded by the coding sequence ATGGATAGAATGAGCTCCGTTCCAGAAAATAATATGATAACTGCAGGTGAAGTATTTGAGGCTTGGGATAAAGAATTGAATAAAATTTATAAACTTATTATGTTTGAATTACCAGAAAGCCAAAAAATAAAACTACGAAATGAAGAAAGAGCTTGGTTAAAAAGAAAAGATAAAGAAATGGATAAAGCAGCGGAAGAAATGGCGATGGGAAGAGATGAAAATGGAGAATTGGTAGGCTGTGGAACAGGTTGTGGACATGCTTCAAGAGCAATGAATATTGAAATGACAAAAGAAAGAACGATAAGAATGTATGATAAGTTGCATGCTAATTAA
- a CDS encoding DUF1304 domain-containing protein, with protein sequence MMSNQGLYNGFLASGLMWSLTETGEFQFQIAIFFLICIVCAAIYGSETVSKKIFLLQGIPALLAITSLLLPLLFW encoded by the coding sequence ATGATGTCAAATCAAGGACTATACAATGGTTTTCTTGCTTCAGGATTAATGTGGAGTTTAACCGAAACTGGAGAATTTCAATTTCAGATTGCAATTTTCTTCCTGATTTGTATTGTTTGTGCAGCTATTTATGGTTCTGAAACAGTTTCAAAAAAAATATTTTTACTGCAGGGAATACCTGCTTTACTAGCGATTACGTCGCTATTGCTACCATTATTATTCTGGTAA
- a CDS encoding transposase produces MKKPIHIHVQIIRNLNSGIRQNKKIEADISEKKVYECNNCEGCPFAVKCKNTSHNKKLYVADNFLRFRKQSQENIATEKGIMLRMNRSIQVEGAFGVLKQNMNFKRFKYRERSKTKVEALLFAIGYNLRKYFHKKVQGREGMKLHKLTVN; encoded by the coding sequence ATGAAGAAACCGATACATATACATGTGCAAATAATCAGAAACTTGAATTCAGGTATACGTCAAAACAAAAAAATAGAAGCGGATATATCGGAAAAGAAAGTATATGAATGTAACAACTGTGAAGGATGCCCTTTTGCAGTAAAATGTAAAAATACATCTCATAACAAAAAACTTTATGTAGCAGATAATTTTTTAAGGTTTAGAAAGCAGTCACAGGAAAATATAGCGACAGAAAAAGGAATAATGCTTAGGATGAACAGGAGTATTCAGGTAGAAGGGGCATTCGGAGTGTTAAAGCAGAACATGAACTTTAAACGCTTTAAATACCGTGAAAGATCTAAAACTAAAGTTGAAGCTTTACTATTTGCTATTGGATATAATTTAAGAAAATATTTTCATAAAAAAGTGCAGGGACGTGAAGGCATGAAACTTCATAAATTAACTGTTAACTAA
- a CDS encoding transposase, whose amino-acid sequence MHSFNENNNTEFNDIYEIEKYLEKEILDRNIEFVYGKGVRKTQQQRDYETVTSYIAKENEYNMHLKICGNRNSYSKTDKDATFMRMKEDYMRNGQLKPAYNLQIGVNSEYIVGLDLFPNPTDVRTLIPFLSGLENKNLKFRNIVADAGYESEENYEYLFNNNYTPYIKPQNYEKQKSRKFKQDISRVENMSFNEETDTYTCANNQKLEFRYTSKQKNRSGYIGKESI is encoded by the coding sequence TTGCATTCATTTAATGAAAATAACAATACTGAATTTAATGATATTTATGAAATAGAAAAGTATCTGGAAAAAGAAATCTTAGATAGGAATATTGAATTTGTTTATGGAAAAGGAGTCCGTAAAACTCAACAGCAGAGAGATTATGAAACTGTAACTTCCTACATAGCAAAAGAAAATGAGTATAATATGCACCTTAAAATTTGTGGTAATAGAAACAGTTACTCTAAAACAGACAAGGATGCAACGTTTATGAGAATGAAGGAAGACTACATGAGAAATGGTCAGCTGAAACCGGCATACAATTTACAGATAGGTGTAAATTCTGAATACATTGTAGGTCTGGATTTGTTTCCTAATCCTACAGATGTAAGAACGCTTATTCCATTTTTATCAGGATTGGAAAATAAAAACTTAAAATTTAGAAATATTGTTGCAGATGCAGGATATGAAAGTGAAGAGAACTATGAGTATCTCTTTAACAATAACTATACTCCATATATAAAGCCACAAAATTATGAAAAGCAGAAAAGCAGAAAATTTAAACAGGATATTTCAAGGGTAGAAAATATGTCATTTAATGAAGAAACCGATACATATACATGTGCAAATAATCAGAAACTTGAATTCAGGTATACGTCAAAACAAAAAAATAGAAGCGGATATATCGGAAAAGAAAGTATATGA
- a CDS encoding transposase codes for MTDKNNHSTNCTTFFPNYQLFFPMDIGVNISKSVPVRVISKLLEGLDYRYLMQAYSKNKGRGHKIEANKMFFIIAYAMFDGVNTTRAVEKNCRENINYMWILRRSSAPDHNTVARFIDNYKIQIEDLFYQLINKLIELNEIDLENVFIDGTKIESNANKYTFV; via the coding sequence ATGACAGACAAAAATAACCATTCAACTAATTGTACTACATTTTTTCCAAATTATCAATTGTTTTTTCCTATGGATATTGGAGTTAATATCTCCAAATCAGTACCTGTTAGAGTAATTAGCAAATTATTGGAGGGATTGGACTATAGATATTTAATGCAAGCATACTCTAAAAATAAAGGTCGTGGGCATAAAATTGAAGCTAATAAGATGTTTTTTATCATTGCATATGCTATGTTTGACGGTGTTAATACTACTAGAGCTGTAGAGAAAAATTGTAGGGAAAATATTAATTACATGTGGATCTTAAGGCGAAGCTCTGCCCCTGATCATAACACAGTTGCCAGATTTATTGACAACTATAAAATTCAAATTGAAGATCTGTTCTATCAGCTGATAAATAAATTAATCGAATTAAATGAAATTGATTTGGAAAATGTATTTATTGACGGTACAAAAATTGAATCCAATGCAAATAAATATACATTTGTATGA
- a CDS encoding aminotransferase class IV, with the protein MAGKTEFMKYAYFDKEIVEFEKATVSIATHSLQYGTTCFGGVRGYYRNGKVSIFRLKDHYIRLMTASKMLGYEFFMEWDEFKNIVTELVKKNDIKEDFYMRPFIFCKEPRLSPKKAGLDFDLAIYMLPLADYVSTKGGLKLMSSTYRKYNDSSIPTKAKAGGSYVNSFLATSDAQRNGYDDALMFDDTGNVVEVSVANIVLIYRDQVIIPDTGNAALEGITVRSALELLEYNGYKVNRGKIDRSMVFTADELLVTGTAMKITYAESLDQRPIGQLDFNAAPKPGKFYELLKGEYEKVINGDHELSKEWLFVVE; encoded by the coding sequence ATGGCAGGTAAAACTGAATTTATGAAATACGCATATTTCGATAAAGAAATAGTGGAATTTGAGAAAGCGACAGTAAGTATTGCAACTCACAGTTTACAATATGGAACAACTTGTTTTGGAGGTGTCAGAGGATATTACAGAAATGGAAAAGTATCAATTTTTAGACTAAAAGACCATTATATAAGACTTATGACAGCTTCAAAAATGCTAGGTTATGAATTTTTTATGGAATGGGATGAATTTAAAAATATCGTGACAGAATTGGTTAAAAAGAATGACATAAAAGAAGATTTTTATATGAGACCGTTTATTTTCTGTAAAGAACCAAGATTATCACCTAAAAAAGCAGGACTCGATTTTGATTTAGCAATTTATATGTTGCCACTTGCAGATTATGTAAGTACAAAAGGTGGATTAAAATTAATGAGTTCAACTTATAGAAAATATAACGATTCATCTATCCCAACTAAAGCAAAAGCAGGCGGATCTTATGTTAACTCATTCCTAGCAACAAGTGATGCACAAAGAAATGGCTATGATGATGCGTTAATGTTTGATGATACAGGAAATGTGGTGGAAGTTTCTGTTGCGAATATCGTATTAATTTACAGAGACCAAGTAATTATCCCTGATACAGGAAATGCAGCTCTTGAAGGAATTACAGTAAGATCAGCATTAGAATTACTGGAATATAACGGATATAAAGTTAATCGTGGAAAAATTGACCGTTCAATGGTATTCACAGCAGATGAGCTGCTAGTAACAGGAACAGCAATGAAAATTACTTATGCTGAATCATTAGACCAAAGACCAATCGGACAATTGGACTTTAATGCAGCACCAAAACCTGGTAAATTCTATGAATTGTTAAAAGGTGAATATGAAAAAGTAATTAATGGAGATCATGAATTATCTAAAGAATGGTTATTTGTTGTTGAATAA